The genomic stretch GATGAGGGCGGAGCCTGCGCCCAGCATCAGGAGCGAGAGCGCCAGTACGCTGATAACGCCGATGCGCCGCCAGGCGAGAACTCCTGGTGGGCGAAGCTGCAAGCGGCTGCCTGAGTGAGAGGGTCTGAGTGCCTGGGCGAGCCGCCAAGGCTGGCGAAGTTGTCCCCCAGCGCCTGCTGGTTTTACCCACAGGGTTGCTGGAGCGGGTGCTTCTGCGCCAATACTTGTTCTGGCCGGCGTTTCAGCGGCAGATCGTGCTGTGCCAACCGAGTTAGCCCTGCTAGAGATCGCTGCGGTGGCTGCGGCGGCCTGACGCTCGAACCAATCAAAAACGGTTCTTCTGCCACGTTCGAGGAGCAGTTCATCAATAGTGCGCAGAGAGGGCAAGCCATTGTCCTGGCCCTCTCTGCGCGGTTCAGCGCCAGGCGTCTCCTTTTCTGGAGGATGGGGAGCAGCCGAGGCTTGATCTGCTGGATGGGCGGGAGGTTTCGCGGGTTGGCTCGCTGATGAGCCGCTGGTCCCGCTATCTGTTGCGGGCGGCTCTGGTGGCGGGTCTTCCTCCTGTGTCGCATCGTTTGCTGTTTGAGTTGGTGGAGGGCTGCCCTGGCTCTGGTCGGTCTGGCTCTCAGGCGCAGGTGGCGCGGGAGGGGCCGCCCCAAGGCGGCTCGTTCTGAGAATCCTGGCGATGATCTGCTCTTCATGCTGTTCTGCTTCCTGCTGCGCCTGGGAGGGATGGTTCTCGTCGGCAATTTCATAGCGCAGGCGCTCTGGCTCCTCGCGCTCGGCGCGCTCTTCCTCTTCGTCCAGGTCAGGGATTGCCGCCGGGTTGGGGAGATAGCCATCCTCCAGCATCTTTTCCAGGTTGGCGCTGGGCTTCTTCCTCTGCGGGGGAGGTGGCGGCTCTGAAGGGTCGACCAGCGCAGCTTCTGATGGAAGCGTCCTCGGCCAGGCTGGGGGTGGCGTGGGTGGGCGTGACCCGGCAAGAGGAAGTATCGGCGCTGCCTGGCGAGGGTATTTTCTGAAGGAGGAACTGGGATGTGGCGTCAGGCCACGATATTCATCGAGGGTAGACGCTACCCTGTATCCCAGCCTGGTCGCAAGCATCTGCGCCAGGCGATCTTCGCTGATGAGGTAAAGCTGTCTGGCCTGAGCGATAACCTGACGCCGGGCTAGCCGCAGCAGCAGGCTCAGGCGCAGCCGGTCCATCTGAATGGGCGCGACCAGGATCAGGCGCTGGGCCAGGCTCTGCTGAATCTGACTCAGCGCATCCTCGTTATCTTCGTCGGCGTGGAGGAAAATGACCTGTTCCATTGGTCAGGACTCAGGTGTGTAGTCGGGAAGCCCCAGGCTGTCCTGGACGATCTGCGTTACGGCCTGGAGGGCTTGTGGCAGTTGCTCACTGTCCTTGCCGCCGCCCTGGGCCGAATCCGGGCGACCCCCGCCCTTGCCGCCCAGGCGCTCGCCCACCACTGCCGCGATTTTGCCCGCGTTCAGCCCCCTTTTGGTCAGATCGGGAGTGACGGCCACGATAAACGCCACGCGATTCTCCAGTGTTGCGGCCAGCACTACCAGGCCCGAACCCAGCCGGGAGCGAATCTGATCCCCCATTTCGCGCAGGGTCTTGTCGTCCGAAGCCGAGACGTGAGCCGCTACCACTGGGATGCCGGAGACCATTTTTGGCGCCGAAGCCAATTGATTGGCCTCCTCCCTGGCTGCCTCGCGGTCCAGTTGAGCCAGGCGTCTGCGCGCTGCGGCCAAATCCTGAACGACTTGCTCCAGGCGCGTCTCCAGAGCGTCCGGGCTGGTTTGGAGCTTTGCGGCCAGGGCGTCCAATGTCTGAGTTCTGCCGATCAGATGCTCCTCCGCCGCGCGCCCGGTCAGCGCCTCGATACGCCGAATCCCTGCCGCGATGCTGGTCTCCTGGGTCGTCACGTAGATGCCGATCTGTCCCGTAGCGTGGCAGTGAGTCCCCCCGCACAGTTCTTTGCTGCGGCCCATCGTTACGACGCGCACCTGATCCCCATACTTTTCCCCGAACAGGTGCATGGCCCCGGTTGTCAGGGCTTCCTGAAGGGGCAGAATCGCGGTTTCGACGTGATAGTCGTTGCGAATCCACTCGTTCACCAGCCGCTCGATCCGCCGAACCTCCACGACGGTCAGGGCGCGTGGGTGGTTGAAATCGAATCTCAGGCGCTCCGGTTCCACGAGGCTGCCCTTTTGCTGGACCTGCTCTCCCAGAACCTCTTTGAGCGCGCGGTGCAGCAGGTGTGTTGCGCTGTGGTTGCGTATCGTGTCCTCCCGCCGCAAGACGTTCACCTCGGCCCGCGCCTCGCTGCCCACGCGCAGGTGTCCCTCGATCATCCGCCCGTAATGGACGATCAGATTGGGGACTGGCCGCCGCGTGTCCAGCACCTCGAAGATTCCCGTCGGGCTGCTCAGCGTTCCCCGGTCGCCGATCTGCCCGCCGCTTTCCGCGTAAAATGGCGTCTGATCCAGAGCCACTGCCGCGATCTGCGGCGCGCTGATCGTGTCCTGAAGGGTGTTTTCGGCTATCATTGCTACGATCCGACTCGCCCCCATTGTTCCGCCGTAGCCGGTGAACTCCGTCGGTGGAACCCTCTCCGCCAGTTGCCCCCATGTCTCCTCCTCGCGCTCCCGCGCAAAGACTTCTGGTTGTTTACTACGTTCCTGCTGACGCTGCATCGCGCCTTCAAAACCGATGATGTCTACGAGCATGCCTCGTTCCGCCGCTACTTCCTGGGTAAGTTCCAGCGGGAAGCCGTGAGTGTCATAGAGCTTGAAGGCCGCTTCACCGGGAACAACCTGCTCGCCCCGCTTTTGCAAGTCATCAAGTACTTCGTTGAGGAGTTGCAACCCCAGGCTCAGTGTCTGGCCGAACTTGCGCTCCTCGTGACTGAGGATTTCTACAATCTGGTCGCGGCGCTGGGCGAGTTCGGTGTAGTGGCCCGCCATCAGATTGATGACGGTATCGGCTGCTTCGGCCAGGAAAGGGTTATCCAGGCCCAGCAGTTTGCCGTGTCGCACAGCCCGGCGCAGAATCCGGCGAAAGATGTAGCCGCGCCCTTCATTGCTGGGCAGCACGCCATCTGCCGCCAGGAAGACAAGCGCCCGCCCGTGATCGGCGATGACGCGCAGTGACGTATCCACATTAGAATTGCGGCCATAGCTGGCGCCGATCAGTTCGGCGAAGCGATCAATGATGGCCCGAAAGAGGTCGGTATCAAAGACCGATTCTTTGCCCTGAAGGACCATCGAGAGGCGTTCCAGACCCAGGCCGGTGTCTATGTTTTGCCGGGCAAGGGGCGTGCGGGCGCCTTCTGCATCCTGATAGAACTGCATAAAGACGAGGTTCCAGATTTCCAGAAATCGCTCGCATTCGCAGCCCGGACGGCAATCGGCTCTGCCGCAGCCATGTTCTGGCCCTCGATCATAATAGATCTCAGAATCCGGGCCACAGGGGCCAGAGGCTCCCGGCGGCCCCCACCAGTTATCTTCGAGCCGGGTGATGGCTTCGTCGGGATAGCCCGCGACCTCATGCCAGTAGAGCGGGGCGACGTCATCATCGGGGTGGACCGTCAGATAGAGGCGCTCAGGCGGCAGCCCGTAGACTTTGGTGAGCAGTTCCCAGGCAAAGCCTATGGCCTCGCGCTTGAAATAATCCCCCACCGAAAAGTTGCCCAGCATCTCGAAGAACGTGAGCGAGCGTTCGTTGCCTACTTTGTCAATGTCGGTGGTGCGAAAGCATTTTTGCGCTGAGGTCAGGCGCACAGCGGGCGCTGTCTCGCGTCCTAGAAAATAAGGGATCATCTGCTGCATGCCCGCTGTGGTCAGCAAGACGGTAGGGTCGTTGCGCGGGATGAGCGATGAACTGGGTACTTTCAGATGCCCGTTGCTGGCAAAATAATCCAAAAAAGTTGCGCGAATCTCCGCGCTGGTCCAGTTACGTCCCACAGGCAGGCTCTCCTTACGGGATGATGCGAAGTATGAGTGTTTGTCGGTTTCGGCGCGCTGATAAGGGAATGTGGATGCCCCTCTAAAGCGAAAGGTTCTTTGGGCTGGCCCTTCTGTGCCATCTCATGCTGCTCAGCACGAGGGCCGATGATGCGCTATCCACATGGTTGATCAACCATAGGTTGGGCCAGTTGGGAGTAGCAAGTCCTTCTGACTGAATACGAGCGCCGTTGTAGTGATACGCTGTAGTGATACGCTCTGCGCTCTCTGCTCTTTCTGTGCTGCTGCGGGCCTTCCCGGCATGATACCACATGATCGGCGCGTTTGCGCGGCGGATGTCCCAGGGCTGCACTGGCAGAATGGCTTCTGTCTGGCGCTGCTGATCTGGCTGCTGGGTCCATTATAGCAGGAAGCGCCAGGAAGCGCAACTCTGTTCGCACGCTTTGCCGTTAGTGTGGGGTCCGATTGATCTGAATAGTTCGCAGCAAGGCTGGGATGTTGCGTGGCGGAAAGCCCAGGCTCCAGAGAATGATGCGGCGCTCGCGCCCTCCCGCGATAAAAATGAGGCGCAGGCTACCATAGCGCAGCCGTTGAATATCCACCAGCGCCCAGATGGGATAGCGATGCTGCCAGGGGAGATGCACCAACTGCCCCAGCCAGGGCCACACGGCAATCTCTGTCGAGGTGACTTCCACCGAGACATCAATGCACAGCATCAGGATATACAGCGCCAGCGAGAGAGGGATCAGCCACCAGACAGATATGCCCACAGCTACAACGCGCAGGCCGCTGACCACCGTTGCCGCGACGATGACCAGCCCTTGAATGGTGATGGTGCGCGTCTGGGGAGGGTTGAAGCGTATAATGCTATCATCTTTGGCTGATTGGCTCTGGCGTGGCAAGCGTTCCCGCATACGTTCGCAAGTTCCTCCTGACCAAAGCATAGCACACTGGCCTGCCTTATTGCCAGGATGGACCTGGGCAAACAAGGCCGCCGGTAGCGTCGTCCCTGGCAGCGCGCTACCAGCGGCTTTTCTGTTACTCGACCAGAGCGCGCGTCAACTGAATCATGGTAACGAAGGTGCGAAAGAGCGCCAGCGTGTCTGTCTCCTCGAATGCGACGGTGCGCGATTGGTCGGCCACCGGCTCGATGCCGCGCAGCCAGGTGGCTGATTCGGCCATATCGGCTGTCAGGAAGGTGACTTCTATGCGCGTCGGTAGATCAAAAACTGGAGGCTTGTGGGTTATCAGCCCCTGGATGGTGCGCCTGGCCCCTTCATAGAGCCGCTCGCAGGCCACCTGCGGATGCAGGTTGGCGGCGGCGTAGCGCGTGATGGATTCTTTGACGACCACGCACTCTACATCGGGCAGCGTCTCGCGGGCCTCCCTGGCCGTCACCTGATCGCCTGTGACCAGGACGATAGGCACGCCGTAATGCGCGGCTACCAGGGCGTTGAGCGCGGTTTCGCCCACAATGCGCCCGTTGATCTTCACCTCCCAGATGGCGCGCGGATTGTAGCTGTGGCTTAAAATAGCCTGGCTGGCGCCAATGGAGCCATGATAGCCAACAAAGAAGACGGCATCAAAGGAGCTATCCAGACCCTCCATCATGTAGAGCGGCTTATGCTTGCCTGCAATGTAGCTGGCGCGCCCATGCAGTTCAGCCGGGGGGATGTTGCGCATAAAAGAATGTGAGTCGTTGACGACAAATTCATTGGCCCCGGCCTCTGCCGCTCCGTCAATCACCGCGTTGGTTTCGTCAATGAGCAGCCGTCGGCCCATCTCATAGTCGCGCCCATTTGCCAGAATCTGGTCCCAATCAACGATGCCCGCCACGCCCTCAAAGTCGGTGGAGATAAAAACCTTCATAGAGCGATCACCTCGTGTCATGCTCAAATGGGCTGGCGCTCTGGCCGCCCGATGGGTTTGTCGCGTTCGTCGCGCGGTAACTTATTCTTGCCTGTTTTTGCCGGGCGATAGATCAGGCGCTCGACAGGTTTGCCGCCCAGCAGATGCGCCTCGAAAATCTCCCTGGCGTCTTCGAGGGTGACGCCCCAATACCAGACGTTTTCTGGATAGATGACCATCATTGGCCCGTTGCCACACTGATCCAGGCAGCCGGAATGGTTGATGCGCACCTGCCCGGCCAGCCCGGCCTCGGCTACGCGCTTCTTGAGATAGCCATGCACCGCCAGCGAATCTCCGTCTTTGGTGGGACACCACTTGCCAGACGTGCAGATAAAGACGTGTTTCTCAAACTGGCCCATATTTGTATTTGCCTCGATCCGCCTGGTTCTTGAGAAAGGGAGAATCTGGTCTGCGTTCGATAGGTATGCTCTTATAGCGCGCTCATTGTAGCACAGGTGATACCGTGCTATGTGCATCTCTGCCCTTCACCCGTGCCCTTCATTGGACGTGCGGGCCTCGTTCCACCACCTATCGGGGGTTGCCACTTGTAGCGCCGCCCCCCTTCGGGAAGGGCCGCTTGCCTCCCCCTTTGGGGAGCGGCCCTTGCGGGAACCTGGTTCCCGCATTCTCCCTCGCTGCGCTCGGTCGCGGGCCGCTGCTGTTGCCCCGTCCTCTCGCTCCCGTTGGTCGCTCGCGCGTCCCTCCTGGCGGCTCAACGCTGGCCTGCTGGTGTGTTGGCCCGCAGGGCAAACGCTCGCCCTGGCGAAGCGTTGGCCGCCTGGAAGGCGGCGCTACAAGTACCATGCCTCGCTTGCCACCACCTCATTTTTGCTAGAACGTGCGGGCCTCGTTTCCTTGACAAAGCGGAGCGCTCCGTTTACCCTGAAGGCATATACATGCGGTTGGCGCTTGATGCGATCTCTGGTGGTTTCCTATTTCCGTATTTCCGAAAGAGGCTCTTATGCCGATATTTTCTCCCTACCGCTTCCTTGATACTGGCGCCAGCAGTGCGGCGTTGAATATGGCGATTGATGAGGCGATTCTGACGTTTCATCTGCGCGGCGAAACTCCCCCGACTCTGCGCGCCTTTAGCTGGGAACGC from Ktedonobacterales bacterium encodes the following:
- the alaS gene encoding alanine--tRNA ligase; amino-acid sequence: MGRNWTSAEIRATFLDYFASNGHLKVPSSSLIPRNDPTVLLTTAGMQQMIPYFLGRETAPAVRLTSAQKCFRTTDIDKVGNERSLTFFEMLGNFSVGDYFKREAIGFAWELLTKVYGLPPERLYLTVHPDDDVAPLYWHEVAGYPDEAITRLEDNWWGPPGASGPCGPDSEIYYDRGPEHGCGRADCRPGCECERFLEIWNLVFMQFYQDAEGARTPLARQNIDTGLGLERLSMVLQGKESVFDTDLFRAIIDRFAELIGASYGRNSNVDTSLRVIADHGRALVFLAADGVLPSNEGRGYIFRRILRRAVRHGKLLGLDNPFLAEAADTVINLMAGHYTELAQRRDQIVEILSHEERKFGQTLSLGLQLLNEVLDDLQKRGEQVVPGEAAFKLYDTHGFPLELTQEVAAERGMLVDIIGFEGAMQRQQERSKQPEVFAREREEETWGQLAERVPPTEFTGYGGTMGASRIVAMIAENTLQDTISAPQIAAVALDQTPFYAESGGQIGDRGTLSSPTGIFEVLDTRRPVPNLIVHYGRMIEGHLRVGSEARAEVNVLRREDTIRNHSATHLLHRALKEVLGEQVQQKGSLVEPERLRFDFNHPRALTVVEVRRIERLVNEWIRNDYHVETAILPLQEALTTGAMHLFGEKYGDQVRVVTMGRSKELCGGTHCHATGQIGIYVTTQETSIAAGIRRIEALTGRAAEEHLIGRTQTLDALAAKLQTSPDALETRLEQVVQDLAAARRRLAQLDREAAREEANQLASAPKMVSGIPVVAAHVSASDDKTLREMGDQIRSRLGSGLVVLAATLENRVAFIVAVTPDLTKRGLNAGKIAAVVGERLGGKGGGRPDSAQGGGKDSEQLPQALQAVTQIVQDSLGLPDYTPES
- a CDS encoding M55 family metallopeptidase — its product is MKVFISTDFEGVAGIVDWDQILANGRDYEMGRRLLIDETNAVIDGAAEAGANEFVVNDSHSFMRNIPPAELHGRASYIAGKHKPLYMMEGLDSSFDAVFFVGYHGSIGASQAILSHSYNPRAIWEVKINGRIVGETALNALVAAHYGVPIVLVTGDQVTAREARETLPDVECVVVKESITRYAAANLHPQVACERLYEGARRTIQGLITHKPPVFDLPTRIEVTFLTADMAESATWLRGIEPVADQSRTVAFEETDTLALFRTFVTMIQLTRALVE
- a CDS encoding (2Fe-2S) ferredoxin domain-containing protein gives rise to the protein MGQFEKHVFICTSGKWCPTKDGDSLAVHGYLKKRVAEAGLAGQVRINHSGCLDQCGNGPMMVIYPENVWYWGVTLEDAREIFEAHLLGGKPVERLIYRPAKTGKNKLPRDERDKPIGRPERQPI